In the genome of Triticum urartu cultivar G1812 chromosome 5, Tu2.1, whole genome shotgun sequence, one region contains:
- the LOC125507902 gene encoding uncharacterized protein LOC125507902 — MSHFAAMKSPVPVAAAAATDAKSPLFCPKPRRPVAPLRCHQSGHSDAGAGMDLLDLLLSKGDESNLSAASPQPPLFCGSPPRRASNPVVHDSRFGMDCPSSPLPWWPVMSPVTPAPVVVRPTPRPAGPPMSPRSSAGCARVFQPAVRVEGFDCLDGGRSGRGHGIAAMV, encoded by the exons ATGAGCCACTTCGCCGCCATGAAGAGCCCCGTCCCggtcgccgccgctgccgccaccgACGCGAAGAGCCCGCTCTTCTGCCCCAAGCCGCGCCGCCCGGTCGCGCCCCTCCGGTGCCACCAGAGCGGCCACTCTGACGCGGGCGCCGGCATGGATCTGCTCGACCTCCTCCTATCAAAG GGCGACGAGAGCAATCTTTCCGCGGCGTCCCCTCAGCCGCCGCTGTTCTGTGGCTCGCCTCCGCGGCGGGCCTCGAACCCGGTGGTCCACGACAGCCGGTTCGGCATGGACTGCCCGTCCAGTCCCCTGCCATGGTGGCCGGTGATGTCGCCGGTCACGCCAGCGCCGGTGGTGGTCCGTCCCACCCCACGCCCGGCGGGACCGCCGATGTCGCCCCGTTCCTCGGCTGGGTGCGCTCGCGTGTTCCAGCCAGCCGTCCGCGTCGAGGGTTTTGACTGCCTCGACGGTGGCCGTAGCGGCCGTGGCCATGGCATCGCCGCCATGGTCTAG